The Desulfobacteraceae bacterium genome window below encodes:
- a CDS encoding CoB--CoM heterodisulfide reductase iron-sulfur subunit A family protein — MDNEKVIALKQNSGVTGSVMVVGGGITGMQAALDLAESGYFVHLVEQSPAIGGTMAQLDKTFPTNDCSMUIISPKLVEVGRHLNIELLTLTTVNAITGEAGNFRVSLTQSPRYVDLDKCIACGACAEKCPAKTADAFNEKISKRKAIYVPYPQAVPLKYSIDPERCIWLKKGKCGACEKICPTQAIRFDDAPKELSRDVGAVIMTAGLQAFDPAGLDNYQHGKLPNVVTSLAFERLLSAGGPTGGHVTRPSDGREPRRIAWLQCVGSRDLNRCGNHYCSSVCCMYAIKEAVIAREHLGPEFEPTIFFMDMRTHGKEFEKYYTRAKAEGVRFVRSRVHTITEAADGSLNLRYVTEEGALVEEPFDLAVLSVGMEPADSAVETAKKLGVALNPYRFVATEDLSPVSSSRPGIFVAGVLQGCKDIPQSVVEASAAACSAAVGLTPARGSRVTAPVFPAERAVGGDAPRVGVFVCNCGVNIGGIADVPALVAFAKGLPHVVYAEENLFSCSQDTQEKLVAVIREQNLNRIVVAACTPRTHEALFQETLRDAGLNPYLFEMANIRNQCTWVHSENKDKATDKARDLIRMAVARATLLEPIPDLDVPIEKSALVVGGGVAGMTAALSLADQGFPAVIVEKAEVLGGAARDVRSTRQGQDVPLFLEKLVARVEKHPAVTVLCNAEVTEASGFVGNFETTVVSGEGARTVRHGATIIATGAQATDTDEYLYGKHPRVTRWHDLEQHPERLEGAESVVFVQCVGSRDDKRPYCSRICCTSAVKQAVWIRNRFPDTAVYILYRDIRTFGEAELLYKQARELGVIFIRYSLERKPVVRPDGERLKVEVFDPVLQRALAIPADYLNLMTAVEPPKQTRLAEHYKLPLTAEGFFMEAHAKLRPVDFATDGIFVCGLAHYPKPLEESIAQALAAAGRATTVLAREAVKVSPLVSQVDAEKCIGCGLCAEICPFGAIEMMPVEGKGLRARNIPASCKGCGLCAASCPQRAIDMLHFRDQQIIAAVAAVV; from the coding sequence ATGGATAACGAGAAGGTCATCGCACTCAAGCAAAACAGTGGGGTCACCGGTTCGGTCATGGTCGTGGGAGGGGGCATCACGGGGATGCAGGCCGCCCTGGACCTGGCGGAATCCGGCTACTTCGTCCACCTCGTGGAGCAGTCGCCGGCCATCGGCGGCACCATGGCGCAGCTGGACAAGACCTTTCCCACCAACGACTGTTCGATGTGAATCATCTCCCCCAAACTGGTCGAGGTCGGCCGGCATTTGAACATCGAACTGCTCACCCTCACGACGGTGAACGCCATCACCGGCGAGGCGGGCAATTTTCGCGTCAGTCTCACCCAGTCCCCCCGCTACGTGGACCTGGACAAGTGCATCGCCTGCGGCGCCTGCGCGGAGAAATGCCCCGCCAAAACCGCGGACGCCTTCAACGAGAAGATTTCCAAGCGCAAGGCGATCTACGTGCCCTATCCCCAGGCGGTGCCGTTGAAATACAGCATCGACCCGGAGCGCTGCATCTGGTTGAAAAAGGGCAAGTGCGGGGCCTGCGAGAAGATCTGCCCCACCCAGGCGATCCGCTTTGACGACGCCCCCAAGGAGCTCAGCCGGGACGTGGGCGCCGTGATCATGACGGCCGGGCTGCAGGCCTTTGACCCCGCCGGACTGGACAACTACCAGCACGGCAAGCTGCCCAATGTGGTCACCAGCCTGGCGTTCGAGCGCCTGCTGTCCGCCGGCGGGCCCACCGGCGGCCACGTGACGCGCCCCTCGGACGGCCGTGAACCCAGGCGCATCGCCTGGCTGCAGTGCGTCGGTTCGCGCGATCTCAACCGCTGCGGCAACCATTACTGCTCCTCGGTTTGCTGCATGTATGCCATCAAGGAGGCGGTGATCGCCAGGGAGCACCTGGGGCCGGAGTTCGAACCGACCATCTTTTTCATGGACATGCGCACCCACGGCAAGGAGTTCGAGAAGTACTACACGCGTGCCAAGGCCGAAGGGGTCCGTTTCGTGCGCTCCCGGGTGCACACCATCACCGAGGCGGCCGACGGCTCCCTCAACCTGCGGTATGTCACCGAGGAAGGGGCCCTGGTGGAGGAGCCTTTCGACCTGGCGGTGCTCTCGGTGGGGATGGAGCCGGCCGATAGCGCGGTGGAAACCGCTAAAAAGCTCGGTGTGGCGCTCAACCCCTACCGCTTCGTGGCCACCGAGGATCTGAGCCCCGTGAGCAGCTCGCGGCCCGGGATCTTTGTCGCCGGCGTGCTCCAGGGGTGCAAGGACATCCCCCAGTCGGTCGTCGAGGCCAGCGCGGCGGCCTGCAGCGCGGCCGTTGGTCTGACCCCGGCGCGGGGCAGCCGGGTCACGGCGCCCGTTTTTCCGGCAGAGCGTGCGGTGGGCGGCGACGCGCCGCGGGTGGGGGTTTTTGTCTGCAACTGCGGCGTCAATATCGGCGGCATCGCCGATGTGCCCGCCCTGGTGGCCTTTGCCAAGGGGCTGCCGCACGTGGTCTACGCCGAGGAGAACCTCTTCTCCTGCAGCCAGGACACCCAGGAGAAGCTGGTCGCTGTGATCCGCGAGCAGAACCTCAACCGCATCGTCGTGGCGGCCTGCACCCCCCGTACCCACGAGGCCCTCTTTCAGGAGACCCTGCGCGACGCAGGGCTCAACCCCTATCTCTTCGAGATGGCCAACATCCGCAACCAGTGCACCTGGGTGCATTCCGAGAACAAGGACAAGGCCACCGACAAGGCCCGCGACCTGATCCGCATGGCCGTGGCGCGCGCCACCCTGTTGGAGCCGATCCCCGATCTGGACGTGCCCATCGAGAAATCGGCCCTGGTGGTGGGCGGCGGCGTGGCCGGCATGACGGCGGCCCTGAGCCTGGCCGATCAGGGCTTTCCGGCGGTGATTGTCGAGAAGGCCGAGGTTCTGGGCGGTGCGGCGCGCGATGTGCGCAGCACCCGGCAGGGGCAGGACGTGCCGCTTTTCCTCGAGAAACTGGTGGCGCGGGTGGAAAAGCACCCCGCTGTCACGGTGCTGTGCAACGCCGAGGTCACGGAGGCCTCGGGATTTGTCGGCAACTTCGAGACCACGGTGGTTTCGGGCGAGGGCGCGCGCACCGTCAGGCACGGGGCCACCATCATCGCCACCGGCGCCCAGGCCACCGATACGGATGAATACCTCTACGGAAAGCACCCGCGGGTGACCCGCTGGCACGACCTGGAGCAGCACCCCGAGCGTCTGGAGGGGGCCGAGAGCGTCGTCTTCGTGCAGTGCGTCGGCTCGCGCGACGACAAGCGGCCCTACTGCTCGCGGATCTGCTGCACCTCGGCGGTCAAACAGGCCGTCTGGATTCGCAACCGCTTCCCGGACACGGCGGTCTACATCCTCTACCGCGATATCCGTACCTTCGGCGAGGCCGAGCTGCTCTACAAGCAGGCACGCGAGCTGGGGGTGATCTTCATCCGCTACAGCCTGGAGCGCAAGCCGGTGGTCCGCCCCGACGGCGAGCGGCTCAAGGTGGAGGTCTTCGACCCGGTCCTGCAGCGCGCACTTGCCATTCCGGCCGACTATCTCAACCTGATGACCGCCGTGGAACCCCCCAAGCAGACCCGTTTGGCGGAACATTACAAACTGCCGCTGACCGCCGAGGGCTTTTTCATGGAGGCCCACGCCAAATTGCGGCCGGTGGACTTTGCCACCGACGGCATCTTTGTCTGCGGCCTGGCCCACTACCCCAAGCCCTTGGAGGAGAGCATCGCCCAGGCCCTGGCGGCCGCCGGGCGCGCCACCACGGTTCTGGCACGGGAGGCGGTCAAGGTCTCACCGCTGGTCTCCCAGGTGGATGCCGAAAAATGCATCGGCTGTGGCCTGTGCGCCGAAATCTGCCCCTTCGGCGC